TTTGATCACACAAAACATGTCATCATGGAAAATCATCACAATCACAAAGTTCAGAATAATGGTGGAAACAATAATTACACCTGCCCCATGCATCCTGAGGTTAGAGGCAACAAAGGCGACAAATGCCCGAAATGTGGAATGAACCTCGTGCCACGTGAAGGAACCGAGGAAAATTCGGTAGACGTAAGTCTGGAAGCAGAGCCTGAACCCATAGAGGAACACCAACAAGTAAAATTGAATTTCACTTTCTCTGAAGGAAACAAACCAGTTCGGATGGAAATCTCACATGAGATGAAAGTGCATCTCATGGTAGTTAATGAAGACCTCACTTGGTTCAAACATATTCATCCAGAAGAGAAAAAAACAGGACTTTTTACAGTTACAACTATCTTTCCCTTTGCTGGAAAATTTATCCTTTTCAGTGACTTTAAACCTCAAAATGGCTCTCAAAACATTGACAAAAAAGAACTTACAGTCCAAGGTAAAACTAAGAGCGAATCTGTAGAGTTTATCCCAAAAACCGTTTCAGATGTAGATGGTTATAAGTTAATCTTGGAAAGTGCAGACCACCTTGAGTCAGGACATTCCCAAAGATTAAAGTTCTCTTTGGAGAAGGATGGGAAAAAACTATCTGAATCGGATTTAGAACAGTATCTTGGTGCTTCAGCACATATAGCCATGATCGGAGTTAAAGATAAAAATTTGATCCATGTCCACCCAACTTCCAATAATGAGTATCCGATTTATGCTGAAGCTCATATCAAAAATAGTGGTAAGTATAGAATTTGGGTTGAGTTTCAAACACATGGCAAGGTCCATCTTGCCGACTTTAGCATAGAAGTTAAAGAAGGAAAAACGACAAAAGGAAATGATGAACATAATGTTCATAATCATTAAACAAAGCCGTCTAAAAGAACGGCTTTATTTATTAAGCGCAATCAGCAAGTTTTTCAGAGTTTACCTTCTTTAGAACAATTTTAGATTTCTTTTCTTGCTTAAAATATAGCAAAGTAATCCCGATTCCAATAAGGGATAATAATGCGCCAACCAATACTGGTGAAGTATAACCATATCCTGAATCAATTGGCAATCCTCCAAAATAGGCGCCCAAAGCATTAGCAATATTAAAACATGCTGGACCTAATGAAGCAACCAACATTTCAGCATCGGACTTGACAGAATTCAACAACAATAATGTTAATGATGGAACCAGGGCAAATGTTGCAACGCCAGTAATAAAGGTCATCAAAAGATTAGCATAAGCATTGGATGCTACAAAATAAATTAATACCATGCATAGTATCTGCAGTACCATAACTCCAACCACAACTTTGGATGGTGAAAATCTATCAGTCAGCTTTCCGCCTATCATATTTCCGACAAACATCCCCAACCCTGCCAAGATCATAATGTAAGGTAGAAACCGAGAATTTATTCCAGAGACTTCGCTCATTAAGGGTGCTATATAAGAAATCCAAGCAAAAAGTGCCGCAGGACCAAATGAAAAGATAAGTACCATAAACCAAATATTGGCATTCTTAAAAATGGCAAAATCTTTCCAAGGACTTTTGTTTGATTCTCTAACTTCAGTTTTTGGCATCCAAAATTTTAATGCTAAAATGGTCAAAACACCTATAAAAGCAATTAATAAAAAGGTATATCTCCAAGAATAATGATGACCTATATAGGTACCAATGGGAACCCCTAGTAAGTTGGCTACTGTCAATCCCGAAAACATGGTAGCAACTGCTTGAGCCTCCTTCCCCCTATCCGCTATTCTACTTGCCACCACAGACCCCACTCCAAAAAATGCACCATGTGGCAACCCTGCAATAAATCGAGAAGCCAGTAAGAAATTATAGTCAGGAGCAATGATTGATAATCCGTTGAATAAAGTAAATAGGGCCATTAATATTATCAAGGTTTTAGTTGGTGAAAACCTATTCATACCTACTACGAGCAATGGAGCTCCAACGACTACCCCAAGAGCATATGCCGAAATTAAATATCCAGCTTCTGGAATACTCACTCCTAAGTCACTCGCTACATC
The Sphingobacterium daejeonense genome window above contains:
- a CDS encoding heavy metal-binding domain-containing protein, coding for MENHHNHKVQNNGGNNNYTCPMHPEVRGNKGDKCPKCGMNLVPREGTEENSVDVSLEAEPEPIEEHQQVKLNFTFSEGNKPVRMEISHEMKVHLMVVNEDLTWFKHIHPEEKKTGLFTVTTIFPFAGKFILFSDFKPQNGSQNIDKKELTVQGKTKSESVEFIPKTVSDVDGYKLILESADHLESGHSQRLKFSLEKDGKKLSESDLEQYLGASAHIAMIGVKDKNLIHVHPTSNNEYPIYAEAHIKNSGKYRIWVEFQTHGKVHLADFSIEVKEGKTTKGNDEHNVHNH
- a CDS encoding MFS transporter, translated to MKKSLLALALGGLGIGVTEFTIMGMLPDVASDLGVSIPEAGYLISAYALGVVVGAPLLVVGMNRFSPTKTLIILMALFTLFNGLSIIAPDYNFLLASRFIAGLPHGAFFGVGSVVASRIADRGKEAQAVATMFSGLTVANLLGVPIGTYIGHHYSWRYTFLLIAFIGVLTILALKFWMPKTEVRESNKSPWKDFAIFKNANIWFMVLIFSFGPAALFAWISYIAPLMSEVSGINSRFLPYIMILAGLGMFVGNMIGGKLTDRFSPSKVVVGVMVLQILCMVLIYFVASNAYANLLMTFITGVATFALVPSLTLLLLNSVKSDAEMLVASLGPACFNIANALGAYFGGLPIDSGYGYTSPVLVGALLSLIGIGITLLYFKQEKKSKIVLKKVNSEKLADCA